The proteins below come from a single Aegilops tauschii subsp. strangulata cultivar AL8/78 chromosome 6, Aet v6.0, whole genome shotgun sequence genomic window:
- the LOC141026252 gene encoding uncharacterized mitochondrial protein AtMg00310-like: MAKYFWSSSIDKNALHWVSWNNLATPKCKGGMGFRDPHQFNLALLGKHGWHFMTSPNSLCARVLKGRYFPDTDFMHAYVPKSMSATWRAIIAGREALQAGLIKRVGEGNSIDVWADKWIPGTISMTPLLKPPNTNVQTVSDLIDPKNWPWRQELIRTTFITPDADAILNIPIRKGGDEEFYAWAFERSGNYTIKSAYRALVTQNERSALEEGAATGASRDDKQMWNAL; the protein is encoded by the coding sequence ATGGCCAAATATTTCTGGAGCAGCTCTATTGACAAGAATGCATTGCATTGGGTTTCCTGGAATAATCTGGCAACACCAAAGTGCAAAGGAGGAATGGGGTTTCGGGACCCTCATCAGTTTAACCTTGCGCTGCTTGGGAAGCACGGTTGGCACTTTATGACTAGCCCTAATTCTCTATGTGCAAGGGTTCTGAAGGGCCGCTACTTCCCTGATACAGATTTTATGCATGCTTATGTTCCCAAATCTATGTCAGCAACATGGAGAGCTATCATTGCTGGTAGGGAAGCATTGCAAGCAGGTCTTATTAagagagtgggagaggggaacTCCATTGATGTGTGGGCCGATAAGTGGATTCCCGGGACCATCTCTATGACACCATTGCTGAAGCCACCGAACACTAATGTTCAGACAGTCTCCGATCTCATTGATCCCAAGAACTGGCCGTGGAGGCAGGAGTTGATTCGAACAACCTTCATCACCCCTGATGCCGACGCCATTCTAAACATCCCAATCAGGAAGGGGGGAGATGAGGAATTTTATGCTTGGGCCTTTGAAAGATCAGGCAACTACACTATTAAATCGGCGTATCGTGCTCTAGTGACTCAGAACGAGCGCAGTGCTCTAGAGGAAGGGGCGGCTACCGGCGCTTCAAGAGATGACAAACAGATGTGGAATGCCCTATGA